A single Paraburkholderia sp. FT54 DNA region contains:
- the gmhB gene encoding D-glycero-beta-D-manno-heptose 1,7-bisphosphate 7-phosphatase, whose translation MPTKKVVILDRDGVINVDSDAFIKSPDEWVALPGSLEAIARLNQAGYRVAIATNQSGIGRGLFDMTALNAMHLKMHRMAAAVGGRIDAVFFCPHTAEDHCECRKPKPGMLKMIAERFEVDPEDTPVVGDAMRDLQAGASLGHPTHLVLTGKGRKTLEAGGLPEGTIVHDDLRAFALDFLADAQE comes from the coding sequence ATGCCAACCAAAAAAGTGGTGATCCTCGACCGCGACGGCGTGATCAACGTCGATTCCGACGCGTTCATCAAGTCGCCGGACGAATGGGTGGCACTGCCCGGTTCGCTCGAAGCCATCGCGCGTCTGAATCAGGCCGGCTATCGCGTGGCGATCGCCACCAACCAGTCGGGCATCGGCCGCGGCCTGTTCGATATGACCGCGCTCAACGCGATGCATCTGAAAATGCACCGCATGGCGGCGGCGGTCGGCGGACGCATCGACGCGGTGTTCTTCTGCCCGCACACGGCGGAAGATCATTGCGAATGTCGCAAGCCGAAGCCCGGCATGCTGAAGATGATCGCCGAGCGCTTCGAGGTCGACCCGGAAGATACGCCGGTAGTCGGCGACGCCATGCGCGATCTGCAAGCGGGCGCGTCGCTCGGTCATCCGACTCATCTGGTGCTGACCGGCAAGGGCCGCAAAACGCTCGAGGCCGGCGGCTTGCCCGAAGGCACGATCGTGCACGACGACCTGCGCGCTTTCGCGCTCGACTTCCTCGCCGACGCTCAAGAGTGA
- a CDS encoding 1-acyl-sn-glycerol-3-phosphate acyltransferase, with translation MRFIRSLLLLIYFVLFTVPYATACFIAFPFMRADNRYWMAAGWCRATLHTVRWLNGIRYNIEGFENLPNGPAVLLSKHQSAWETLAFPALMPRPLCYVFKRELLYVPFFGWALGMLKMVHIDRKEGKYAFESVIKQGKARMAEGAWVIMFPEGTRTPTGKQGKYKTGGARFATATGAPVVPIAHNAGRVWPRNSFLKYAGIVTVSIGKPIETTGLTPDEVNTRVEQWIEAEMRRIDPTAYRAAESSSAAAPI, from the coding sequence ATGCGCTTCATCCGTTCTTTGCTTCTGCTGATCTACTTCGTTCTGTTCACGGTGCCGTACGCAACCGCATGCTTCATCGCGTTCCCGTTCATGCGCGCCGACAACCGCTACTGGATGGCCGCCGGCTGGTGCCGCGCGACGCTGCATACGGTGCGTTGGCTCAACGGTATCCGCTACAACATCGAAGGTTTCGAGAACCTGCCCAACGGTCCCGCCGTGCTGCTCTCCAAGCATCAATCTGCATGGGAAACGCTGGCGTTTCCGGCGCTGATGCCGCGGCCGCTGTGCTACGTGTTCAAGCGCGAGCTGCTGTACGTGCCGTTTTTCGGCTGGGCGCTCGGCATGCTGAAGATGGTTCATATCGATCGCAAGGAAGGCAAGTACGCGTTCGAATCGGTCATCAAGCAAGGCAAGGCGCGCATGGCGGAAGGCGCCTGGGTCATCATGTTTCCGGAAGGCACGCGCACGCCGACCGGCAAGCAAGGCAAGTACAAAACCGGCGGTGCGCGGTTCGCGACGGCCACCGGCGCACCGGTCGTGCCGATCGCGCACAACGCGGGACGTGTGTGGCCTCGCAACTCGTTTCTCAAATATGCGGGTATAGTCACAGTGTCGATCGGCAAGCCGATCGAGACGACGGGGCTCACGCCCGATGAAGTGAACACGCGCGTCGAACAGTGGATCGAAGCTGAAATGCGTCGCATCGATCCTACCGCGTACCGCGCGGCGGAAAGCAGTTCCGCCGCCGCACCAATCTGA